The Lycium barbarum isolate Lr01 chromosome 12, ASM1917538v2, whole genome shotgun sequence genome includes a region encoding these proteins:
- the LOC132621567 gene encoding uncharacterized protein LOC132621567, producing the protein MGLSKTEVNLKRLLVTAPQQQNQAKLIHYVATLRELLEQLAEERNPDGLPRVSKAKVNEYAENIEAVAAKLAVPMPDVLTPEEPLAETSSCGTPKEAESANSASEGLRRRFGVHSNNEERSRDTVDSDQSTAVKLDDAARTHIDKHRRLQEDLTDEMVVLARQLKESSLMMNQSIQNTEKILDSTEKAVEHSLASTGHATSRAMDVYSRSFKTTCFQWLLIFVMTLVFVMVVLLIRVT; encoded by the exons ATGGGGTTGAGCAAAACTGAAGTGAACTTGAAGAGGTTACTTGTAACTGCACCACAACAGCAAAATCAAGCAAAGCTTATACAT TATGTTGCCACTTTGCGTGAACTACTGGAGCAGTTGGCTGAAGAGAGGAATCCAGATGGATTACCAAG AGTTTCAAAAGCCAAGGTGAACGAATATGCAGAGAACATTGAAGCCGTTGCTGCCAAGTTAGCTGTGCCCATG CCTGATGTGCTTACACCTGAGGAACCTTTGGCTGAGACTTCCAGCTGTGGAACTCCTAAAGAAGCAGAAAGTGCGAATTCTGCTTCTGAAGGATTGAGAAGAAGATTTGG GGTCCATTCTAACAATGAGGAGAGATCTCGAGATACCGTCGATTCTGATCAATCAACTGCAGTCAAACTGGATGATGCAGCACGAACACATATTGATAAGCACAG GAGACTTCAGGAGGACTTGACTGATGAAATGGTTGTTTTGGCGCGGCAGCTCAAAGAGAGTAGTCTCATGATGAATCAATCTATCCAAAATACAGAGAAA ATACTTGATTCAACTGAGAAAGCAGTTGAGCATAGCCTGGCAAGTACGGGGCATGCAACTTCCAGAGCCATGGACGTGTATTCGCGGAGTTTCAAGACAACATGCTTCCAATGGCTTTTGATCTTTGTTATGACTTTAGTCTTTGTCATGGTTGTATTACTTATTCGAGTGACTTAG
- the LOC132622566 gene encoding uncharacterized protein LOC132622566 codes for MDRMVGDQGGTSNMFRDYRKGNWTVQETMVLLEAKKMDDERRMRRQEGKPTELRWKWVEDYCWRNGCLRSQNQCNDKWDNLMRDFKKVREYERRETDKAETGEEKRSYWSIEKNERKEKNLPTNMLPEIYEALVDVVDRKSQRMVLPSLPPTLQQQATQPQIIPLPPPPLPPPTTVAQTDYYTTNVPFPTMSDSSDPDHSSERSDSPAKKRRMSGGGEGTSTGTAKDDNINNSSQEFGSAISKSAAIIAETIQSCEEREEKRHRELLNLHQRRLQIEESKAEINREGINGLVDSINNLASSILALAGNKNQSTDPK; via the exons ATGGATAGAATGGTGGGTGATCAAGGTGGGACGAGTAACATGTTTAGGGACTATAGAAAAGGAAATTGGACGGTTCAAGAAACAATGGTACTCTTAGAAGCAAAGAAAATGGATGATGAAAGGAGAATGAGAAGGCAAGAGGGAAAACCAACAGAGCTAAGATGGAAATGGGTGGAGGACTATTGTTGGAGAAATGGTTGTTTAAGGAGCCAAAATCAGTGTAATGACAAATGGGATAATCTCATGAGAGATTTCAAGAAAGTTAGGGAATATGAAAGAAGAGAGACTGATAAAGCAGAGACTGGGGAGGAAAAAAGATCATATTGGAGTATTGAAAAGaatgaaaggaaagaaaagaactTGCCTACAAATATGTTGCCTGAGATTTATGAGGCATTGGTTGATGTTGTGGACAGAAAAAGTCAAAGAATGGTGTTGCCTTCTTTGCCTCCCACATTGCAACAACAAGCTACTCAACCTCAAATTATACCTTTGCCACCTCCACCATTGCCACCACCAACAACAGTAGCACAAACAGATTATTACACTACTAACGTTCCTTTTCCCACA ATGAGTGATAGCTCAGATCCTGATCATAGCAGTGAGCGTTCAGATTCACCAGCAAAGAAAAGAAGAATGAGTGGAGGAGGTGAAGGAACCAGTACTGGCACAGCAAAAGATGATAACATTAACAACTCATCACAAGAATTTGGCTCTGCCATCTCAAAGAGTGCTGCCATTATAGCAGAAACAATTCAGTCTTGTgaagagagagaagaaaaaaGGCACAGAGAACTCCTAAACTTGCATCAAAGAAGGCTACAAATTGAGGAATCAAAGGCTGAGATTAATAGAGAAGGCATCAATGGACTTGTTGATTCTATCAATAATCTTGCTAGTTCTATCCTTGCTTTGGCTGGTAACAAGAATCAATCAACTGATCCTAAATAG
- the LOC132624061 gene encoding probable aspartyl protease At4g16563 → MTAFFSFSTYLFISFFLSSVLFQFSQCYAKEKKPSSSVVLGLTRTKTSLSIPKSSYNLVKKTSETLDIREPLREVTDGYLISLNVGTPPQIIQVYMDTGSDLTWVPCGNLSFDCIDCDDYKNHKLMSNFSPSSSSSAYRDFCASPSCINIHSSDNPFDQCTIAGCSLNSQLKGTCSRPCPSFAYTYGEGIVSGTLTRDTLRVHGISTSPNSIREVPKFVFGCVGTTYREPIGIVGFGKGPLSLPAQLGFLQKGFSHCFLPFKFANDPNISSPLVVGDQAISSKENFQFTPMLKSLMYPNFYYIGLEGITVGNGAITKVPLTLREFDSLGNGGMLIDSGTTYTHLPEPFYSNLLTTLRSSINYPRAEEIEARTVFDLCYRLPCPNNNINSLGTDDFPSITFHFLNNVSLVLPNGNNFYAMGAPRNSTVVKCLLFQSMEDSEKGPAGIFGNFQQQNVEVVYDLEKERIGFQTTDCASAAASQGLHKT, encoded by the coding sequence ATGACAGCATTTTTCAGCTTCTCAACTTACCTCTTTATCTCCTTCTTTCTTTCTAGTGTATTGTTTCAGTTCAGCCAATGCTATGCTAAGGAAAAAAAACCTTCTTCCTCCGTGGTGTTAGGTTTAACTCGTACGAAAACCAGCCTTTCAATACCTAAATCTTCGTATAATTTAGTGAAAAAAACCTCGGAAACATTGGACATAAGGGAGCCATTGAGAGAAGTGACAGACGGTTATTTGATATCTTTGAATGTAGGGACACCCCCACAAATTATACAAGTGTATATGGACACAGGGAGTGACCTTACTTGGGTACCTTGTGGTAACCTATCATTTGATTGTATAGATTGTGATGACTATAAGAATCATAAGCTAATGTCAAacttttctccttcatcttcatcttctgcCTATAGAGATTTTTGTGCCAGTCCCTCTTGTATTAATATCCACAGCTCCGATAACCCTTTCGATCAATGCACCATTGCTGGATGCTCATTGAATAGCCAACTTAAGGGCACTTGCTCAAGGCCATGTCCTTCTTTTGCTTACACATATGGTGAAGGTATCGTATCGGGAACCCTAACTAGGGATACCCTGAGAGTCCATGGGATCAGTACAAGCCCTAATTCTATTAGGGAAGTCCCAAAGTTTGTATTTGGATGTGTTGGAACAACTTATAGAGAGCCTATTGGGATTGTAGGGTTCGGGAAAGGTCCACTTTCTTTACCTGCTCAATTAGGGTTCCTTCAAAAGGGTTTTTCACATTGCTTCTTGCCTTTCAAGTTTGCAAATGACCCTAATATATCTAGCCCTCTAGTTGTAGGTGACCAAGCCATTTCTTCCAAAGAAAATTTCCAATTTACTCCTATGTTGAAAAGCCTTATGTACCCTAATTTCTATTACATTGGCCTAGAGGGTATAACTGTGGGGAATGGTGCTATTACAAAAGTGCCCTTAACCTTGAGAGAATTTGATTCTTTAGGCAATGGAGGAATGTTGATTGATTCCGGAACCACATACACTCACCTACCTGAACCATTCTACTCGAATCTTCTCACCACCCTTCGATCATCCATAAATTACCCACGTGCTGAGGAAATCGAGGCACGGACAGTGTTTGACCTATGTTATAGGCTCCCATGCCCTAATAACAACATTAATAGTCTAGGTACCGATGATTTCCCCTCAATTACATTCCATTTCTTGAACAATGTGAGCCTTGTTTTGCCCAATGGGAATAACTTCTATGCCATGGGTGCTCCAAGAAACTCAACAGTAGTGAAATGCTTGTTGTTCCAAAGCATGGAAGATTCTGAAAAGGGGCCAGCTGGGATTTTCGGAAACTTCCAACAACAAAATGTGGAAGTTGTGTATGACTTGGAGAAGGAAAGAATTGGATTTCAAACTACTGATTGTGCCTCAGCTGCAGCTTCTCAGGGGCTTCACAAGACATAG
- the LOC132621348 gene encoding ras-related protein RABF2a: MATSGNKNMNAKLVLLGDVGAGKSSLVLRFVKGQFIEFQESTIGAAFFSQTVAVNDATVKFEIWDTAGQERYHSLAPMYYRGAAAAIIVYDITNQASFDRAKKWVQELQAQGNPNMVMALAGNKADLLDARKVAAEEAETYAQENGLFFMETSAKTASNVNDVFSEIAKRLPRLQPAQNPSGMVLMDRPAQTPATASCCS; the protein is encoded by the exons ATGGCAACCAGTGGAAACAAGAATATGAACGCTAAATTG GTGCTACTTGGAGATGTTGGAGCCGGAAAATCTAGTCTAGTTCTTCGTTTTGTTAAAGGACAATTTATTGAATTTCAG GAATCAACAATAGGTGCTGCATTTTTCTCCCAAACAGTAGCAGTAAATGATGCAACTGTAAAATTTGAAATATGGGATACAGCAGGCCAAGAGAGATACCACAGTCTAGCTCCGATGTATTACAGAGGAGCTGCAGCTGCTATAATTGTTTATGATATAACAAATCAA GCATCATTTGATAGAGCAAAAAAGTGGGTTCAGGAGCTTCAAGCACAAG GTAATCCAAATATGGTGATGGCACTTGCCGGAAATAAGGCAGATTTGTTAGATGCAAGAAAAGTGGCTGCTGAG GAAGCAGAAACATATGCGCAGGAGAATGGTCTTTTCTTCATGGAAACATCTGCAAAAACTGCATCTAATGTTAATGACGTTTTCTCTGAAATAG CTAAGAGACTGCCTCGGCTTCAGCCAGCACAAAATCCTTCCGGGATGGTTCTTATGGATAGGCCTGCCCAAACACCGGCTACTGCTTCTTGTTGCTCTTAA